One part of the Actinomyces howellii genome encodes these proteins:
- a CDS encoding HNH endonuclease signature motif containing protein, producing MFEVGGVGHPQALRGRAGSRAAPVDVPALRVLTSSDPHPTSASAPSNGAGAGPAMEDAVDRLAAMPPGAQLAEVIERLLSSLLVPTRRDERDPARGSESAHGPASLLVPTRRDERDPARGSESAHGPGRPAGAVGVAEDPGGAAQAAMVVDVVHPAERSLMRDAHARVVDGGAGGGVDTIAAMGAEALSEVVAACHRLSSWAAWAEAVAAACLARSPEMNAGSAAWHPGGEAPPFVTDEENRFTTCSEIACRLGVSRLSAGRLLDRGQALLRPELSPTEALHRSGLLDGSKTALVIRRLDDAPIETSLAVQSRVLPRSAHRTTQQLAGDIDRALAELDPCGASTRRRRNVGQRHVTRPREAGEGVHEMRLTLPTMDAFLLDATLDAVAASARAAGDRRTTSQLRADAMTSMALRTLRGSQALACRNAGTPHDVLTAPVATGSRPTDPVPPAGPPGTDARLLPDGVPLEGLLGALSSLVGSTGPWWTPSGTQPVPLTPGLCINIDVTVPLDHLAPPLETPGHSPPGTRPSGAVHPANPPEVDDTSAARIDPVDAEPVAVRLSTQAASVTVGARTAPIPAATARALAAGGTWRRLVTDPLSGAVVDVGRTRYRPPAALRDLARARDAACTHPGCQVPAARCDLDHITPWAAGGVTSLDNLTTLCEAHHRLKHTPGWALTRTSDGALSWRTPGGARYRRDPDGTVAMLPRRIGPRQLAVPSRPVPRRLAEAIDAAVVTRLERGLAPAPCRGGAEEARGQAQELVASRCLPRGYEPAAYPQALHDLGLTPLLDEVPPF from the coding sequence ATGTTCGAAGTCGGAGGTGTCGGTCACCCGCAGGCCCTGCGTGGCAGGGCGGGCAGTCGCGCCGCGCCCGTCGACGTCCCTGCGCTCAGGGTCCTCACCTCCAGCGACCCGCACCCGACCTCGGCCTCCGCACCGTCCAACGGGGCAGGTGCCGGGCCTGCTATGGAGGACGCCGTGGACCGCTTGGCGGCGATGCCTCCCGGAGCCCAGCTGGCGGAGGTCATCGAGCGGCTTCTGTCCAGCCTGCTCGTGCCCACCCGTCGTGACGAGAGAGACCCTGCCCGGGGCTCCGAGTCGGCGCACGGTCCTGCCAGCCTGCTCGTGCCCACCCGTCGTGACGAGAGAGACCCTGCCCGGGGCTCCGAGTCGGCGCACGGTCCTGGTCGCCCTGCCGGCGCTGTCGGCGTCGCCGAGGACCCCGGTGGTGCTGCGCAGGCCGCCATGGTCGTGGACGTCGTTCATCCGGCTGAGCGCAGCCTCATGCGCGACGCTCACGCCCGCGTCGTCGACGGCGGAGCCGGCGGCGGGGTCGACACGATCGCCGCGATGGGAGCTGAGGCCCTCAGCGAGGTGGTCGCGGCCTGTCACCGACTGTCGTCCTGGGCCGCCTGGGCGGAGGCGGTGGCCGCCGCCTGCCTGGCCCGCAGCCCGGAGATGAACGCCGGCTCCGCCGCGTGGCACCCCGGAGGCGAGGCACCACCCTTCGTCACCGACGAGGAGAACCGGTTCACCACCTGCAGCGAGATCGCCTGTCGACTGGGTGTCTCGCGCCTGAGCGCCGGCCGTCTGCTGGACCGCGGACAGGCCCTTCTGCGCCCCGAGCTGTCCCCCACGGAGGCTCTGCACCGGTCCGGACTTCTGGACGGGTCCAAGACGGCCCTCGTCATCCGCCGACTCGACGACGCGCCGATCGAGACCTCCCTGGCCGTGCAGTCCCGCGTGCTGCCCCGCTCTGCCCACCGCACCACTCAGCAGCTGGCCGGGGACATCGACCGCGCCCTGGCAGAGCTGGATCCCTGCGGCGCCAGCACCCGGCGCCGGCGCAACGTCGGCCAGCGGCACGTCACCCGGCCGCGTGAGGCCGGCGAGGGCGTCCACGAGATGCGCCTGACCCTGCCCACGATGGACGCGTTCCTCCTGGACGCCACCCTCGACGCCGTCGCCGCCAGCGCACGTGCGGCCGGAGACCGGCGCACCACCTCCCAGCTGCGCGCCGACGCGATGACGTCCATGGCGCTGCGTACCCTGCGAGGCAGTCAGGCTCTGGCCTGTCGCAACGCGGGCACGCCCCACGACGTCCTGACCGCCCCGGTCGCCACTGGATCGCGTCCCACCGACCCGGTCCCGCCGGCGGGTCCCCCTGGCACTGACGCCCGTCTCCTGCCTGACGGCGTCCCCCTCGAGGGGCTGCTGGGCGCGCTGTCCTCGCTGGTCGGCTCGACCGGCCCGTGGTGGACGCCCTCAGGCACACAGCCCGTGCCCCTGACGCCAGGGCTGTGCATCAACATCGACGTCACCGTCCCCCTGGACCACCTGGCCCCGCCCCTCGAGACACCCGGACACAGCCCGCCCGGCACGCGCCCCTCCGGAGCCGTCCACCCAGCCAACCCGCCGGAGGTCGACGACACCTCAGCAGCCCGGATAGATCCCGTCGACGCTGAGCCCGTCGCCGTCAGGCTGAGCACGCAGGCTGCCTCCGTGACCGTCGGAGCACGAACCGCACCGATCCCTGCGGCCACCGCCCGGGCTCTCGCCGCAGGCGGCACCTGGCGGCGCCTCGTCACCGACCCGCTCAGCGGCGCCGTTGTCGACGTCGGCCGTACCCGCTACCGGCCGCCGGCCGCGCTGCGCGACCTGGCCCGTGCACGCGACGCCGCCTGCACTCACCCCGGCTGCCAGGTCCCTGCCGCCCGCTGCGACCTGGACCACATCACGCCGTGGGCGGCTGGAGGCGTCACCAGCCTGGACAATCTCACCACGTTGTGCGAGGCGCACCATCGCCTCAAGCACACCCCGGGCTGGGCTCTTACCCGCACGAGTGACGGCGCGCTGTCCTGGCGCACCCCCGGCGGCGCCCGCTACCGCCGCGATCCTGACGGGACCGTTGCCATGCTCCCCCGCAGGATCGGCCCTCGACAGCTGGCCGTGCCCTCGCGTCCGGTTCCCCGGAGGCTCGCGGAGGCGATCGACGCCGCCGTCGTCACGAGGCTGGAACGCGGCCTCGCACCGGCTCCCTGTCGTGGCGGAGCCGAGGAAGCTCGTGGCCAGGCCCAGGAACTGGTCGCCTCCAGGTGTCTCCCCCGCGGCTACGAGCCGGCGGCCTACCCCCAGGCCCTTCACGACCTCGGCTTGACGCCCCTGCTCGACGAGGTGCCGCCCTTCTAG